From a region of the Vanessa atalanta chromosome 13, ilVanAtal1.2, whole genome shotgun sequence genome:
- the LOC125068018 gene encoding uncharacterized protein LOC125068018 isoform X1 gives MDMFRSVLETVPKTRTQMVNELDIPEDVIVTPYIWSEPEDTTESDGIPSVSIDEFDAKTVSSDSSPALSRAMTDSEIDYGRYRRFKSRSLSDPWVHMRNALDAFSPEFLDSLNSFQDTPSEAIEESYLKRNRYNEELKMKMERFFEEECRVFSPDDPGLLVLEETLRNIDLKVFYYILPHLYTQVRFTNKY, from the exons ATGGATATGTTTCGCTCGGTTCTTGAGACGGTACCGAAGACGCGAACACAAATGGTCAATGAACTCGACATTCCGGAAGATGTGATAGTTACTCCCTACATCTGGAGCGAGCCGGAGGATACTACAGAGAGTGACGGCATACCTTCTGTCAGTATAGACGAGTTCGATGCAAAGACAGTCAGTTCTGACTCCAGCCCAGCATTATCTAGAGCTATGACAGATTCGGAGATCGACTACGGTAGATATAGAAGG TTTAAAAGCAGGAGTTTAAGTGATCCGTGGGTGCACATGAGAAACGCTCTGGATGCTTTTTCTCCGGAGTTCCTGGACTCTTTGAATAg TTTTCAAGATACGCCATCAGAAGCCATAGAAGAATCTTACCTAAAGCGAAACCGATACAACGAGGAATTGAAAATGAAGATGGAGCGCTTCTTCGAGGAGGAGTGCCGCGTGTTCTCTCCTGATGACCCCGGTTTGTTAGTGCTGGAAGAAACCTTGAGGAATATAGACTTGaaggtattttattacattctgCCGCATTTATATACTCAAGtaagatttacaaataaatactaa
- the LOC125068018 gene encoding uncharacterized protein LOC125068018 isoform X2, which yields MDMFRSVLETVPKTRTQMVNELDIPEDVIVTPYIWSEPEDTTESDGIPSVSIDEFDAKTVSSDSSPALSRAMTDSEIDYGRYRRFKSRSLSDPWVHMRNALDAFSPEFLDSLNSFQDTPSEAIEESYLKRNRYNEELKMKMERFFEEECRVFSPDDPGLLVLEETLRNIDLKESEVSSNDS from the exons ATGGATATGTTTCGCTCGGTTCTTGAGACGGTACCGAAGACGCGAACACAAATGGTCAATGAACTCGACATTCCGGAAGATGTGATAGTTACTCCCTACATCTGGAGCGAGCCGGAGGATACTACAGAGAGTGACGGCATACCTTCTGTCAGTATAGACGAGTTCGATGCAAAGACAGTCAGTTCTGACTCCAGCCCAGCATTATCTAGAGCTATGACAGATTCGGAGATCGACTACGGTAGATATAGAAGG TTTAAAAGCAGGAGTTTAAGTGATCCGTGGGTGCACATGAGAAACGCTCTGGATGCTTTTTCTCCGGAGTTCCTGGACTCTTTGAATAg TTTTCAAGATACGCCATCAGAAGCCATAGAAGAATCTTACCTAAAGCGAAACCGATACAACGAGGAATTGAAAATGAAGATGGAGCGCTTCTTCGAGGAGGAGTGCCGCGTGTTCTCTCCTGATGACCCCGGTTTGTTAGTGCTGGAAGAAACCTTGAGGAATATAGACTTGaag GAGTCAGAAGTAAGCAGCAACGATTCATAA